AAAAAGATTTAAAATTTATCATGATTATTTAATTAGGAATCTTGTCCAACCTGACACCAATGATGGAATAATGAAACTTGACAGGCAGATTGCCATTATATATGAATTAAAAAATTTTCCAGAATATTATGATGTTTCAATAAGAATTTTAAAAGGACTTAAAAAACATTGGAAGAAAGACAAAAATTTGGATTGTCGTATTTTTGAAGAAATTGATTTGTCTATAAAATCTATGGAAAAAAATTTTATATCTCGATTTTTAAATAAAAAAATATTCATATAAAAATTTTATTTTACTTTTTATGCCAGACCAGCCAACACAAAACCAAACACCGCCGGCTGTTCCGCTTGTTCCGCAAGATAAGCCAGAATTAAAAACCCAAAAAATAGAAACTCCGAAAATACAAGAAATAAAAAAACCGATTGAATCTGAACAAAAGCCAGTTCAAACACCGATTCCAATATCGCCAGATGTTAAACCGTTGATTCAAAATCAATCAGAAATAAAAACACCTGAACAAAATTCGTTAGCAAGCGAAAATCCAATTCCTGCTCCGCCGATTATTAAAGCGCCAACGCCAGCCACGACGCCAACGCGACCAAAACAGCCTGCAAAACAACAAACTCCTGTTTTGAACCAACAAAACTCAAATATTATAAAATCTCTTTTAAAAAAAGCGCGGGAACATATTCAAAAACGCAGGCAAAAAAGATTAGATAAAATTTTAATCGCGTTAAAAGAAAAAAACAAACTTTCTAATAGGGAAATCAAAAAAATCGTAAGGATTTCTGAAGCAACAATTACCAGATATATGGATATATTAGAAAAGCAAAATAAAGTTAAACAGATTGGGAAGGAAGGCAGAAGCGTTTATTATGAATTAAAATAGTCTTATTTTTGTTATTTAAACGGCTCACGACCTTAAAAATAAACGGCTCACGCCTAAAATCATAAACGGCTC
This sequence is a window from Patescibacteria group bacterium. Protein-coding genes within it:
- a CDS encoding winged helix-turn-helix transcriptional regulator, with amino-acid sequence MPDQPTQNQTPPAVPLVPQDKPELKTQKIETPKIQEIKKPIESEQKPVQTPIPISPDVKPLIQNQSEIKTPEQNSLASENPIPAPPIIKAPTPATTPTRPKQPAKQQTPVLNQQNSNIIKSLLKKAREHIQKRRQKRLDKILIALKEKNKLSNREIKKIVRISEATITRYMDILEKQNKVKQIGKEGRSVYYELK